One Microplitis demolitor isolate Queensland-Clemson2020A chromosome 2, iyMicDemo2.1a, whole genome shotgun sequence DNA segment encodes these proteins:
- the LOC103576964 gene encoding hypothetical protein (The RefSeq protein has 2 substitutions compared to this genomic sequence), protein MEEEFATIVYVELAPGILVPYEWPIRGLENLVLTLAKEIIAKDDSVRFTLQVKNIPAKLIRHIDRSGFTYIFEKVPAEETIDSYVYDIVLPKEEDSIQVEMFGGSSSDKGSWPNYATSVDPRSNKTSYYLTPPQLHGETLRSMDTNTHALRRRLTRNIQQMTQRNNEYDCCCDQFE, encoded by the exons ATGGAAGAAGAGTTTGCGACTATTGTGTACGTGGAATTAGCCCCGGGTATTTTAGTGCCCTACGAATGGCCTATTCGGGGCCTGGAGAATCTCGTGTTGACATTAGCGAAAGAAATCATCGCAAAGGATGACTCTGTAAGATTTATTCTACAAGTGAAAAACATACCAGCGAAATTAGTCCGACACATTGACAGGAGTGGTTTTActtacatttttgaaaaagtgcCCGCAGA AGAAACGATTGACTCTTATGTTTATGACATAGTGTTGCCTAAGGAAGAAGACAGTATTCAAGTGGAAATGTTCGGCGGAAGTAGCTCCGATAAAGGATCATGGCCAAATTACGCTACGAGCGTCGATCCGAGATCTAATAAGACATCCTATTACTTAACGCCTCCACAACTTCA TGGGGAAACGTTACGCAGTATGGATACTAACACGCACGCATTGCGTCGACGTTTGACACGAAACATTCAGca GATGACTCAACGAAACAATGAATACGATTGCTGTTGTGACCAGTTTGAATAG
- the LOC103576963 gene encoding hypothetical protein: protein MQSMFQIEEMNSFIQKCKETGEEMKFIASENIQKVKNMTGSNLTADDKNKLLEWKSSEKSRQQSNASNSNYSMASSSSCHSKSFSKVQSRIVLKMLQAKSTFFCQPKSEDQHCLSSSFEVTETSSISGSLSD, encoded by the coding sequence ATGCAATCAATGTTTCAGATTGAGGAAATGAACAGTTTCATacaaaaatgtaaagaaaCAGGAGAAGAAATGAAGTTCATAGCCtctgaaaatattcaaaaagtgAAGAATATGACGGGTAGCAATCTAACGGCAGATGACAAAAACAAACTATTGGAGTGGAAAAGCTCAGAAAAATCCCGTCAACAATCAAATGCTTCTAATTCCAACTACTCAATGGCTTCGAGCTCTTCTTGCCATTCTAAAAGTTTTAGCAAAGTACAGTCAAGGATTGTCCTGAAGATGCTACAAGCAAAGTCTACATTCTTCTGTCAACCTAAATCAGAAGATCAACATTGTTTATCATCAAGTTTTGAGGTTACAGAAACTTCCAGTATCTCGGGGTCATTATCAGACTAA
- the LOC103576965 gene encoding hypothetical protein yields MLSNYTCYVPNEWAVHSEKVLHDTIRRKTFQQWRYYKHLEGTTMRLEDVTAKFVYYNYNPWMRKADDQSNSPNMNEYFGIRMNCILYVRARTTLHSTLVDFVLAIMNPYYSKSTQQVNLTEFTISVTAKQLMRTLTKSK; encoded by the exons ATGCTGTCAAATTATACCTGCTATGTTCCTAACGAGTGGGCTGTTCACTCGGAAAAAGTTCTACACGATACAATAAGACGTAAAACATTCCAACAATGGCGTTATTACAAACACCTTGAGGGAACAACGATGCGTTTAGAGGACGTAACAgcaaaatttgtttattataactataatcCGTGGATGCGTAAAGCCGATGACCAATCTAACAGCCCAAATATGAACGAATACTTTGGAATACGAATGAATTGCATTCTCT atgtaCGAGCACGTACTACCCTCCATTCTACTCTCGTTGATTTTGTCTTAGCTATTATG aatCCTTACTATTCTAAGAGTACACAACAggtaaatttaacagaatttaCGATATCAGTTACTGCAAAACAATTAATGCGCACTTTAACTAAATCAAAGTAG
- the LOC103576962 gene encoding hypothetical protein, which yields MTSSSSPSSSSSKCSNIASVCFIPKEWNDYPTSTLECVLTTDIKEHMKNYKEVVGAPISVGGVPAKLELFGPNIWMRKDGDEKSKPNSKDYAARFIRDHSKI from the coding sequence ATGACTTCATCATCGTCACCGTCTTCATCATCTTCAAAGTGTTCAAATATTGCATCAGTCTGCTTCATACCTAAAGAGTGGAATGATTACCCAACATCAACTCTAGAATGTGTACTGACCACTGACATTAAAGAGCATATGAAGAATTACAAAGAAGTGGTAGGTGCCCCGATTTCAGTTGGTGGTGTGCCAGCAAAACTTGAGTTATTTGGCCCCAATATTTGGATGCGCAAAGACGGAGATGAGAAAAGCAAACCTAATTCCAAAGATTATGCTGCGCGTTTCATACGAGACCACtcgaaaatataa